One stretch of Verrucomicrobiota bacterium DNA includes these proteins:
- a CDS encoding metal-dependent hydrolase, whose product MRYIEPHGHMVSRVTDDYVNMVTAGCAAVCEPAFWAGFDRSSPDGFFDYFKQLTEYEPKRAAKFGLPHYCWLCINPKESEDVRLAEEVIALIPQFLNAPGVLGIGEIGLNKNSRNELKVLEMHIDLAARHDQLILVHTPHLEDKWKGTKLILDALKNDRRVKPERVIVDHVEEHTVKLVLDAGHWGGMTLYPESKCTAARAIDILDTMGTDRLWMNSACDWGVSVPLAVPYAALEMRKRGYTPGQIDQFVFGNPARFMSQTAKFKMPE is encoded by the coding sequence ATGCGATACATCGAACCCCACGGGCACATGGTGAGCCGGGTCACGGACGACTACGTGAACATGGTGACGGCGGGTTGCGCGGCCGTTTGCGAGCCCGCCTTTTGGGCCGGCTTTGATCGGAGTTCGCCGGATGGATTCTTCGATTATTTCAAGCAACTGACGGAGTACGAACCCAAGCGGGCGGCCAAATTCGGACTGCCCCATTACTGCTGGCTCTGCATCAATCCCAAAGAGTCCGAGGATGTGCGACTGGCGGAGGAGGTCATCGCGCTGATCCCGCAATTTTTGAATGCGCCGGGAGTCCTGGGCATCGGCGAAATAGGACTGAATAAGAATTCGAGAAACGAGTTGAAGGTGCTGGAGATGCACATCGACCTGGCCGCGCGGCACGACCAGCTCATCTTGGTCCATACCCCCCATCTCGAGGACAAATGGAAGGGCACCAAGTTGATCCTGGACGCTTTGAAAAATGATCGCCGCGTCAAGCCCGAGCGCGTCATTGTGGACCACGTCGAGGAGCACACCGTGAAGCTCGTTCTCGACGCGGGTCATTGGGGCGGAATGACGTTGTATCCAGAAAGCAAATGCACGGCGGCGCGCGCGATTGATATTCTGGACACGATGGGAACCGATCGATTGTGGATGAATTCCGCCTGCGATTGGGGGGTCAGCGTGCCCCTGGCGGTTCCCTATGCCGCCCTGGAAATGCGGAAGCGCGGCTACACGCCGGGACAAATCGATCAGTTCGTGTTCGGCAATCCGGCTCGGTTCATGAGCCAAACGGCCAAATTCAAGATGCCGGAGTAG